Proteins encoded together in one Methanomicrobia archaeon window:
- a CDS encoding alkaline phosphatase family protein, producing the protein MQPLSLLHIAPTLAAFFDIELPSPVQPVKQILDFMTARDPSVVVLVVVDSLDWQLYADFATGLEVLHALASQGLLYECETVSTTTTPAIASILTGLLADEHEIFTSEDVGTSEVNSILEMLDDVGKPTAAILETAGTKPLVERISYVCPVDDREDIEEYDALITSHAVSVLKKREVRFIFAHLRAIDRFAHRGNDLRVAAAITSQNIGAIAKAVKERNGMLLICGDHEAHLKERKASGGKGTVPLIVACP; encoded by the coding sequence ATGCAACCCCTCTCGCTCTTACACATCGCGCCGACCCTGGCGGCGTTTTTTGATATTGAGTTACCATCACCCGTTCAGCCAGTCAAGCAAATTCTCGACTTTATGACCGCCCGCGATCCTTCCGTAGTGGTATTAGTAGTGGTAGACAGCCTTGATTGGCAGCTTTACGCCGATTTTGCGACGGGATTAGAGGTGCTGCATGCGCTCGCTTCGCAAGGGTTGTTATACGAGTGTGAGACGGTAAGCACCACGACAACACCGGCGATTGCCTCGATTCTCACGGGCTTGTTAGCGGACGAGCATGAGATATTTACGAGCGAAGACGTCGGCACATCGGAAGTGAACTCGATTCTGGAAATGCTTGATGACGTGGGCAAGCCAACTGCGGCCATTCTTGAAACAGCGGGCACGAAACCGCTTGTCGAGCGAATCAGCTACGTTTGCCCGGTGGATGATCGCGAAGACATCGAGGAATACGACGCTTTGATAACTTCACACGCCGTTTCTGTATTAAAAAAGCGCGAGGTGAGATTCATCTTCGCGCATCTCCGCGCCATTGACCGGTTCGCGCATCGCGGGAACGATCTGCGAGTGGCTGCCGCTATCACGAGCCAAAACATAGGAGCAATCGCAAAGGCCGTTAAGGAACGGAATGGGATGCTGCTTATCTGCGGCGATCACGAGGCGCATCTGAAGGAGAGGAAAGCTTCAGGAGGGAAAGGGACAGTACCGTTGATTGTTGCGTGTCCGTAA